The sequence CGGAGGCAATGGGGCATGTAGGAGCCGCCGGGGCCGGTGTAGATACTCCGGCACCCACCCATGGAGCCCACCCCACCGCCGTCGCCGCCGCCGCCCGTCCCCTCGCTGACCCCCACTCCCGGTGAGCTGGCCCATGAGCAGCGGCGGGGAGGCCGCTCCGCCCTGCTGGGCCTGGGCCTGGTGGGGCTGGTGGCGATGACGAGCCCCGTCATCGGCTACCTGGAGGATGTGCGCAACGCGCGCGAGGAGCTGCTCACCCACCTGTCGAGCACCGCCCGCGTGCAGGCGGACGCCCTCAGCGTCCACCTGGGCGTGCTGGAGGCGGAGCTGGCGCGCGTCTCGGGCCACCCGGCATTGCGCCCGGAGGACGGCACCTCGCCCGCAGAGCAGGCGCTCCTGGACAGCGCCTTCTACCACTCGTCCCTCTTCTCCGAGGGCGTGGCGCTGCTGGGCCCCGACGGGCAGCGGCTGTGGAGCGACCCGCCCGGCATGTCCCTGGGGAGCTCGCCGGTGACGAACCGCTCCTGGTTCCGCCGGCTGGCGGAGCGGCACGTGCCGGAAATCGACCTCCTGGAGGGGGAGGGCGGGCCGCTCGTCGTGGCCGTGCCCATGGTGACGGCGGGCAGGCTGCGCGGAGTCCTCGTGGGCGAGGTCCGGGCCGGGGCGCTGCCCACGCGCACCTCCACCGGCACCACGCTGTTGCTGATGAACGGGCGCGGGCGCTTCCTGCTGCCCTCGTCGCGCGGCGCGGACGTGGAGGAGAGCGCGGAGCGGCTGCGGGCGCTGGCGGATGGCCCGGGGCCGCTGAGCCTGTTCGGCACCCGGGTGGTGGGGGCGGCGGCCTGGGTGGGCAAGAGCGGGCTGCTCCTGGTGGTGCTGGAGGAGGAGACGGCCACCGCGGGCCTGCGCACCCGGTTCCTCCGGCAGCTCGGCTTCCACATCGCCCTGCTCAGCAGCACCCTGGTGCTGCTGGGCCTCCTGCTGCGCCGCTCGTACCGTTCGCTGCTCGCGGCCGAGGAGCGGCTGCGGCGTCAGGAGACGATGGCCGCGCTGGGCACGGCGGCGGCGCTCATCGCGCACGAGGTGAAGAACGCGCTCAATGGCATCCAGGCCGCGCTGTCCGTGCTGCGGCACACGCCGGCTGGCGGCGAGCTGCCCGTGCGGGCCCTGCGCTCGCAAATCGAGCGGCTGGGGCATCTGGCGCGCTCGCTGCTGTCCTTCGGCTCGCCGCGAGCCGCGCAGCGCCGGAGCTGTGAGATGAAGCTGCTGGCGGAGGATGCATTGCAGGCGGTGCGCCTGTTGCCCGAGTCCGAGGCGGTGGAGCTGAAGACGGCGCTGGAGGACGGGCTGTGGGTGCAGGGTGACGCGGCGCTCCTGGTGTCGGCCATCGACAATCTGGTGCGCAACGCGGTGGAGGCGGGAGCGGTGGCGCGGGACACGGGGCTGCGGCCCGAGCCGTGGGTGTCGGTGAGCCTGACGCGGGACGGCGGCATGGGGGTGCTGGTGGTGGAGGACAACGCGGGCGGCGTGGACCCGAAGCTGGAGCCCCGGCTGTGGGAGCCCTTCGCCACGGGGCGGGCCAAGGGAATCGGGCTGGGGTTGCCCATGGCCCGGGCCTCCGTGGAAGCTCACGGCGGAAGCCTGACGTATCTCCGCCGTCCGCAGGGCAGCCGCTTCATCCTCCGGCTGCCCCTGGAGCGTGCCCCATGAGTACCCATCTGCTGCTGGTGGACGACGACCGGACCTTCGCCGCGCTGGCCGCAACCGTGCTGCGCCAGGAGGGCTTTCGCGTCACGACGGCCCACTCGCTGCACGACGCCCGCGCGTCGCTCGGCCGCGAGGCGCCGGACGTGGTGGTGCTGGACAGGCGCCTGCCCGACGGGGACGGCATCGACTTCCTCCCCGAGCTGCGCACGCAGTTCCCGGACACCGCCGTGCTGCTGGTGACGGCGCACGGCGACATCGCGAGCGCGGTGGAGGCAATCAAAGCGGGCGCGCGCGACTACCTGTCCAAGCCGGTGGAGCTGGATGACCTGGTGCTGCGCGCGCGCCGCGCCGCCGCGGACCTCCAGCTCCACGAGCGGCTGCGGCAGGCCGAGAGCCAGCTGGAGGGACGGCACCGGCTCCTGCGTCCGCGAGCTCCGGCGATGGCCGCCGCGCTGCAGATGCTGGAGCGGATTGCCACCGCGCCGCGCAGCCCGGTGCTGCTGCTCGGTGAGACGGGCGTGGGCAAGGAGGTGATTGCGCGTCACCTGCATGCGCTGCGGGGAGGGCAGGGGCCCTTCGTGCACATCAACTGCGCGGCGCTGCCCGCGACGATGGTGGAGAGCGAGCTGTTCGGCCACGAGCGCGGCGCCTTCACCGACGCGCGCTCGGCCCGGCGCGGCCTGGTGGAGGTGGCCAACGGCGGCGTGCTCTTCCTGGACGAGGTGGGCGAGCTGCCGGCCGGCTTGCAGGCCAAGCTGCTCACCTTCCTGGACCAGGGGGCCTTCCGCCGGCTGGGCGGCACCGCGGAGCTGCACAGCACCGCGCGCGTGGTGGCGGCCACCAACCGGGACTTGAATCGCGAGGTGGCGGAGGGGCGCTTCCGCGAGGACCTCTACTTCCGGCTGAGCGTCTTCCGCGTGGACATTCCCCCGCTGCGCGAGCGGCGCGAGGACGTGCTGCCCCTGGCGGAGTCGCTGGTGGCGGAGCTGTCCGCGGAGCTGGGGCGCAGGCCCGTGGGCTTCTCGCCCGCGGCCGTGAAGCGGCTGGAGCGCTACCCCTTCCCGGGCAACGTGCGCGAGCTGCGCAACGTGCTGGAGCGCGCGCTGGTGCTGGAAGCGGGCCCGGCCCTGGAGCTTCAAGCGCTGGAGCCGCGCGGGGACGCCGCGCCCACCGCGCCGGACCCGAATGCCTTCGTGGTGCCGGGCTCGCCGCGCCCGCTGGAGGAGGTGGAGCGCCTGTACGTCCGCCACGTCCTCGGCCTGCTGGAGGGCAAACGGATGGAGGCCGCCCGGGCGCTCGGGCTCTCGTACCCCACGTTCCTCAAGCGGCTCGGCGAGGACTGAAGCTGAAGGGCGATTCAAGATTCTTTCAGCGCCCGGGCGGCTGATTCAAAAGGCTTTCATCCCCGGCCGCCCACGCCGGAGCCGTCCCCTCTGACGCGAGGGGACAAAGCTCCGGCACGCATGTTGCGAAGCCCCACGGGCTCAGCGCGCGCCATTCAGGCGCCCTCTCGTGGAGGAGTGATGGAGAAGTTGAAGAGTCCTGGGGGCGGAGCGTCCGCGTGGAAGTCGCTGGCCACGGACGTGCCTGCCTCCCTGGTGGTGTTCCTGGTGGCCCTGCCCCTGTGTATGGGCATCGCGCTGGCGTCCGGCGCGCCCATCATCTCGGGGCTGATTGCCGGCGTCGTGGGTGGCCTGGTGGTGGGCCTGTTCGGTGGCGCGCCGCTGCAGGTGAGCGGGCCCGCCGCGGGCCTGGCGGTGATGGTGTTCGGCTTCATCCAGCAGCTCGGGCTGACGACGACGTTCGCCGTCGTCGCGGCGGCGGGTGTGTTGCAGATGATTCTGGGCGGACTGAAGGTGGCGCGCGCGGCGCTGGCCATCTCCCCGGCCGTCATCCACGGCATGCTGGCGGGCATTGGCATCCTCATCGTCCTGGGGCAGGTGCACATCGTCCTGGGCGGCTCGCCGCAGTCCAGCGCGTGGCGGAACCTGAAGGAGCTGCCCGGTCAGCTGGCGGACCTGCACGGGCCGGCGGCGGTGCTGGGCCTGCTGACGATTGGCATCCTCGTGCTGTGGCAGGTGCTCCCGGTGAAGAAGCTCAAGGCCGTGCCGGGGCCGCTGGTGGCCGTGGTGGGCGCCACGGCGGTGGCGGCGGTGTGGGGCGCGGACGTGGCGCGCGTGACGCTGCCGGAGAACCTGCTGGGCAGCTTCCAGATGCCGTCGCTGCCCGAGGGCAACTGGGGCGCGGTCATCACCGCGGTGCTGTCGCTGGCGCTGGTGGCCAGCGCGGAGTCGCTGCTGTGCGCGGTGGCCACGGACAAGATGCACTCGGGGCCGCGCGCCAACCTGGACCGTGAGCTCTTCGCGCAGGGCCTGGCGAACACGGTGTCCGGCCTCGTGGGCGGCCTGCCCATCTCCGGCGTCATCGTGCGCAGCGCGGCGAACATCGGCGCGGGCGCGAAGACGCGCGCGTCGGGCTTCCTGCACGGCGTGTGGCTGCTGCTCTTCGTCACGCTGCTGGGCTCCGTCGCGGGCCTGGTGCCGCTGACGGTGCTGGCGGGCCTGCTCGTGGTGGTCGGCGTGAAGCTCGTCAACGTGGACCACATCCGCGAGCTGAACCACCGCGGCGAGCTGCCCGTGTACCTCGTCACGGTGGCGGGCGTGGTCGGCATCAACCTGCTGGCGGGCATCGGCCTCGGGTTGCTGGTGGCGATGCTGCGGCTGCTCTGGCGTCTGGGCAGC comes from Pyxidicoccus parkwaysis and encodes:
- a CDS encoding sensor histidine kinase; this translates as MEPTPPPSPPPPVPSLTPTPGELAHEQRRGGRSALLGLGLVGLVAMTSPVIGYLEDVRNAREELLTHLSSTARVQADALSVHLGVLEAELARVSGHPALRPEDGTSPAEQALLDSAFYHSSLFSEGVALLGPDGQRLWSDPPGMSLGSSPVTNRSWFRRLAERHVPEIDLLEGEGGPLVVAVPMVTAGRLRGVLVGEVRAGALPTRTSTGTTLLLMNGRGRFLLPSSRGADVEESAERLRALADGPGPLSLFGTRVVGAAAWVGKSGLLLVVLEEETATAGLRTRFLRQLGFHIALLSSTLVLLGLLLRRSYRSLLAAEERLRRQETMAALGTAAALIAHEVKNALNGIQAALSVLRHTPAGGELPVRALRSQIERLGHLARSLLSFGSPRAAQRRSCEMKLLAEDALQAVRLLPESEAVELKTALEDGLWVQGDAALLVSAIDNLVRNAVEAGAVARDTGLRPEPWVSVSLTRDGGMGVLVVEDNAGGVDPKLEPRLWEPFATGRAKGIGLGLPMARASVEAHGGSLTYLRRPQGSRFILRLPLERAP
- a CDS encoding sigma-54-dependent transcriptional regulator; the encoded protein is MSTHLLLVDDDRTFAALAATVLRQEGFRVTTAHSLHDARASLGREAPDVVVLDRRLPDGDGIDFLPELRTQFPDTAVLLVTAHGDIASAVEAIKAGARDYLSKPVELDDLVLRARRAAADLQLHERLRQAESQLEGRHRLLRPRAPAMAAALQMLERIATAPRSPVLLLGETGVGKEVIARHLHALRGGQGPFVHINCAALPATMVESELFGHERGAFTDARSARRGLVEVANGGVLFLDEVGELPAGLQAKLLTFLDQGAFRRLGGTAELHSTARVVAATNRDLNREVAEGRFREDLYFRLSVFRVDIPPLRERREDVLPLAESLVAELSAELGRRPVGFSPAAVKRLERYPFPGNVRELRNVLERALVLEAGPALELQALEPRGDAAPTAPDPNAFVVPGSPRPLEEVERLYVRHVLGLLEGKRMEAARALGLSYPTFLKRLGED
- a CDS encoding SulP family inorganic anion transporter, whose protein sequence is MEKLKSPGGGASAWKSLATDVPASLVVFLVALPLCMGIALASGAPIISGLIAGVVGGLVVGLFGGAPLQVSGPAAGLAVMVFGFIQQLGLTTTFAVVAAAGVLQMILGGLKVARAALAISPAVIHGMLAGIGILIVLGQVHIVLGGSPQSSAWRNLKELPGQLADLHGPAAVLGLLTIGILVLWQVLPVKKLKAVPGPLVAVVGATAVAAVWGADVARVTLPENLLGSFQMPSLPEGNWGAVITAVLSLALVASAESLLCAVATDKMHSGPRANLDRELFAQGLANTVSGLVGGLPISGVIVRSAANIGAGAKTRASGFLHGVWLLLFVTLLGSVAGLVPLTVLAGLLVVVGVKLVNVDHIRELNHRGELPVYLVTVAGVVGINLLAGIGLGLLVAMLRLLWRLGSVHVDVRGKGEAYEVSVSGALTFVGVPKLTTALAKVPVGATVELDLALETLDHSGHEALESWCTTHRKTGGTVNVESLEDIWTHKGTRRAAASGLTSRVATHNLVSGGAQ